In a genomic window of Chryseobacterium sp. G0162:
- a CDS encoding sulfite exporter TauE/SafE family protein, with amino-acid sequence MEHWEIFLLFLIIAFVYSSVGFGGGSSYLAVLAMYSLPYQEIRLTALICNVIVVVGGVYIYIKNKQIDWKKVIPITLVSVPMAYLGAILKISQETFFLILGVTLIIASILLWIKTETKDKEKLLLESKSAVLGNSFLGGGIGFLSGLVGIGGGIFLSPLLNLMKWDTPRKIAATSSVFILVNSISGIFGQLSKLSVDMDYFRILSLCLAVFIGGQIGSRMSLKWNPLIIKRMTAILVLVAGINVLMKYW; translated from the coding sequence ATGGAGCATTGGGAGATTTTTCTGTTGTTTTTGATAATTGCTTTTGTATACTCATCGGTAGGATTCGGTGGTGGATCCAGCTATCTGGCGGTATTAGCAATGTATAGTCTCCCTTATCAGGAAATTCGCTTAACAGCCTTGATCTGTAATGTCATTGTTGTAGTTGGGGGCGTATATATTTATATTAAGAATAAACAGATTGATTGGAAAAAAGTGATTCCTATTACTTTAGTAAGTGTTCCCATGGCCTATTTAGGAGCAATACTGAAAATAAGTCAGGAAACATTCTTCCTGATTTTAGGGGTTACCCTTATCATCGCTTCAATTTTATTATGGATTAAAACAGAAACTAAAGACAAAGAGAAACTGCTGCTGGAATCGAAATCTGCAGTGTTGGGAAATAGCTTTTTAGGAGGCGGAATTGGCTTCTTATCAGGATTGGTAGGAATAGGAGGCGGAATTTTCCTTTCACCCCTGCTGAATCTTATGAAATGGGATACCCCAAGGAAAATTGCAGCCACTTCCAGTGTTTTTATATTAGTAAATTCTATATCTGGAATTTTTGGTCAACTTTCAAAATTATCCGTAGATATGGATTATTTCAGGATTTTAAGCTTATGTCTTGCCGTTTTTATAGGCGGACAAATTGGATCAAGAATGTCCCTGAAATGGAATCCTTTGATTATAAAAAGAATGACTGCAATCCTTGTATTGGTGGCAGGCATAAATGTTCTCATGAAATATTGGTAA
- a CDS encoding Dyp-type peroxidase: protein MNSQNVTDYPNNNTYFLVWNFKQDADLSKIKSVFQRICALVTNLNNSALDRFPNSKASCVLGIGYEAWLQLELPTPLPKEFKKFEEIQGSKHTAVSTRGDLHFHIRSDEKSLAYDMASTISDFMTEIADCIVEVQGFRYWDSRSILGFVDGTENPHGKDRDFFAIIGDTDPEYEGGSYLFVQKYIHNMNAWKSLSVEDQEKVIGRSKEQDIEMDDDVKPKNSHIALANVGDDFKVVRDNMPFGNVSTNDMGTYFICYASTFSTVQKMLTNMFIGDPVGNYDRILDFSTAQTGTLFFVPSADMLDEFSS, encoded by the coding sequence ATGAATTCTCAAAATGTCACCGATTATCCTAACAACAACACCTATTTTCTGGTTTGGAATTTCAAACAGGATGCAGATCTTTCTAAAATTAAATCTGTATTCCAGAGAATCTGTGCTTTAGTCACCAATCTGAACAATTCAGCTCTTGACCGTTTTCCGAATTCTAAAGCGAGCTGTGTGTTGGGGATTGGGTATGAGGCATGGTTACAGCTTGAGCTGCCTACTCCATTGCCTAAAGAATTTAAGAAATTTGAAGAAATACAAGGCAGTAAACATACTGCAGTAAGTACAAGAGGAGATCTTCATTTTCATATCCGTTCTGATGAAAAAAGTCTGGCGTATGACATGGCCTCTACCATTTCGGATTTCATGACTGAAATTGCAGACTGTATTGTAGAAGTTCAGGGATTCCGGTATTGGGACAGCAGATCTATCTTAGGTTTTGTAGATGGTACGGAAAATCCACATGGAAAAGACCGTGATTTTTTTGCCATTATCGGAGATACAGATCCTGAATACGAAGGGGGAAGCTATCTTTTTGTACAGAAATATATCCATAATATGAATGCCTGGAAATCTCTTTCTGTGGAGGATCAGGAAAAGGTGATCGGAAGATCAAAGGAACAGGATATTGAAATGGATGATGATGTAAAACCTAAAAATTCTCATATTGCCTTGGCCAATGTAGGTGATGATTTTAAGGTGGTAAGAGACAATATGCCTTTTGGAAATGTTTCCACGAATGACATGGGAACTTATTTTATCTGTTATGCAAGTACATTCAGTACAGTGCAAAAAATGCTTACCAATATGTTCATTGGCGATCCTGTAGGAAACTACGACCGAATTCTGGATTTCAGTACTGCCCAAACAGGAACTTTATTTTTTGTTCCTTCAGCAGATATGCTGGATGAATTTTCTTCTTAA
- a CDS encoding DUF1062 domain-containing protein, producing the protein MKKKCSHCDSERFHCSDKFRLNAQKKNIDIWLIYRCVKCSHRYNMTLFSRIRTESISKEIFNRLSENDTDLAWEYAFSRETRKKNNAEVDLESVAYEIQFDEVSIEQMMASDSEVLSFRIKCPFEFNLRLSTVIRTCLNLSSSKLNQLMEANTVFVHERSLQKKHKVQHGDVVKIRKDTLKNILFSEEAHAEVILK; encoded by the coding sequence TTGAAAAAGAAATGCAGCCATTGCGACAGCGAAAGGTTTCATTGCAGTGATAAATTCAGGCTGAATGCCCAAAAAAAGAACATCGATATCTGGTTAATTTACAGATGTGTAAAATGCAGCCACCGATACAATATGACTCTGTTTTCCAGAATCAGAACAGAATCCATCAGTAAGGAAATCTTTAATCGCCTTTCGGAGAATGATACGGATCTGGCCTGGGAATATGCATTTTCCCGGGAAACAAGAAAGAAAAATAATGCAGAGGTAGATTTGGAGAGTGTCGCCTATGAAATTCAGTTTGATGAAGTCTCTATAGAGCAAATGATGGCTTCTGATAGTGAAGTATTGAGTTTTAGAATCAAATGCCCTTTTGAGTTTAATCTCAGATTATCAACCGTGATCAGAACCTGTTTAAACCTTTCATCAAGCAAACTGAATCAATTAATGGAAGCAAATACTGTTTTTGTTCATGAAAGATCTTTACAAAAGAAACATAAAGTTCAGCACGGAGATGTTGTCAAGATTCGTAAGGATACACTGAAGAATATTTTATTTAGTGAAGAAGCACACGCTGAAGTTATTTTAAAATAA
- a CDS encoding EamA family transporter, with the protein MWWVYAILSAFFASLTAIFAKIGVTGVNSNLATAIRSVIILLVAWGIVLARSEYKGIPVLSRHNLIYLVVSGLTTGLSWIFYFKALQAGKVTQVAPVDKLSIALTIILSVVFLGESLTLKTAIGALLIIIGTIVLIFEQ; encoded by the coding sequence ATGTGGTGGGTATATGCAATTCTTTCCGCATTTTTTGCTTCACTGACTGCCATCTTTGCCAAGATTGGTGTTACAGGCGTGAACTCAAATCTTGCTACTGCTATCAGAAGTGTGATTATCTTGCTGGTAGCCTGGGGAATTGTTCTGGCACGAAGTGAATATAAAGGGATCCCAGTCCTTTCCCGACATAATCTTATCTATCTTGTGGTTTCCGGATTAACAACAGGACTTTCCTGGATCTTTTATTTTAAAGCTTTACAAGCCGGTAAAGTGACTCAGGTAGCTCCTGTAGATAAATTAAGTATCGCTTTAACAATTATTCTTTCCGTGGTATTCCTTGGGGAATCTCTTACTTTAAAAACAGCGATTGGTGCCTTATTGATTATTATAGGAACCATAGTTCTCATCTTTGAACAGTGA
- a CDS encoding diguanylate cyclase: MFRKIWDYIANRHIAPNTDPLEFIEAQRMNLFAFSLGAVLIFNGCRDLLFGLKVNFFALTALGIFYLFLFFFTKLRYNHFVTLFSLELLLFIIFFFSSTTGFENGLSLYYFVIMLASLFIFNSKKTVWYNLLVYLTVLILFSISHYYDFRIFTIKGADNVLFSENQRLITFLQVFLGVSILGYFIVSKQFKIVKLYQQAIRSEKIIADMRTKLNSKDQIDLEGIVKLAMNDDIAFIPKVKQMFPGLYDNLMELNPDMSGDEFKLCALIKLGFTTKDIAEYNHLAVRTIQTRKSRLRKSFGISADVDLYRWIDTI, encoded by the coding sequence ATGTTTCGTAAAATCTGGGATTATATAGCGAACAGACATATTGCTCCCAATACAGATCCGCTTGAGTTTATTGAGGCGCAGAGAATGAACTTATTTGCATTTTCCCTTGGAGCTGTTTTGATCTTTAACGGATGCAGAGATTTGTTATTTGGCTTGAAGGTCAATTTTTTCGCTTTAACGGCATTGGGGATCTTTTATCTCTTCCTTTTCTTCTTTACAAAACTACGTTATAACCATTTTGTGACGCTGTTTAGTTTGGAACTTTTGTTATTTATCATCTTCTTTTTTTCATCTACCACAGGTTTTGAAAATGGACTGTCATTATATTATTTTGTCATTATGCTGGCTTCACTGTTTATTTTTAACTCCAAAAAGACAGTCTGGTATAATCTTCTTGTTTATCTTACGGTACTTATTCTTTTTAGTATCAGTCATTACTATGATTTCAGAATATTTACCATTAAAGGAGCAGATAATGTTCTGTTTTCAGAAAATCAAAGACTGATTACTTTTTTGCAAGTGTTTTTAGGCGTTAGTATCCTGGGGTATTTTATAGTCTCCAAACAATTCAAAATTGTGAAATTATACCAACAGGCTATAAGAAGTGAAAAGATTATTGCAGACATGAGAACAAAGCTCAATAGCAAAGATCAGATAGACCTGGAAGGTATTGTAAAACTGGCCATGAATGATGATATTGCCTTTATTCCTAAAGTAAAGCAGATGTTTCCCGGCTTGTATGATAATCTGATGGAACTTAACCCTGATATGAGTGGTGATGAATTTAAGCTTTGTGCTTTAATTAAGTTAGGTTTCACAACAAAAGACATTGCAGAGTATAATCACCTGGCAGTCCGAACCATTCAGACCAGAAAAAGCAGACTCAGAAAATCGTTTGGAATTTCTGCTGATGTTGATCTGTATAGATGGATTGATACGATATGA